The Nocardioides panzhihuensis genome has a segment encoding these proteins:
- a CDS encoding Trp biosynthesis-associated membrane protein: MRSFGPTLTAGLVGAALAAWAGSNEWVKVTAPAQMPADLNDSPATTGLALVALAAWGVVLVTRGLVRRLVAGLAGLAGVGVIVTFFGHPGIDALGRAIDSEVVWGETEHTTTLWPYLALLGAVLTVAAAVAALRLAPSWPEMGRRYDAPATAKAERKPLEEQSTIDVWKSLDEGRDPTTGDQ, from the coding sequence GTGAGGTCTTTCGGGCCGACCCTCACCGCCGGTCTCGTCGGCGCGGCGCTGGCCGCGTGGGCTGGCTCCAACGAGTGGGTCAAGGTGACCGCGCCGGCCCAGATGCCCGCCGACCTCAACGACTCTCCGGCCACCACCGGTCTGGCCCTGGTCGCCCTCGCGGCCTGGGGTGTGGTCCTGGTCACCCGTGGCCTCGTACGCCGCCTGGTGGCCGGCCTCGCCGGCCTGGCCGGGGTCGGGGTGATCGTCACCTTCTTCGGCCATCCCGGGATCGACGCGCTCGGCCGGGCGATCGACTCCGAGGTCGTGTGGGGCGAGACCGAGCACACCACCACCCTCTGGCCCTATCTCGCGCTCCTCGGCGCGGTCCTGACCGTGGCGGCGGCCGTCGCGGCCCTACGTCTGGCCCCTTCTTGGCCCGAGATGGGCCGGCGATACGACGCCCCGGCGACCGCGAAGGCCGAGCGGAAGCCGTTGGAGGAGCAGTCCACGATCGATGTCTGGAAGTCGTTGGACGAGGGTCGGGACCCGACGACGGGGGATCAATGA
- a CDS encoding HGxxPAAW family protein — MSASHGNTPAAWIAVAVGLLGFLIGSVAMMLDPISWFIFWVGVAVTVVGGLLFIVLAKLGFNTESH, encoded by the coding sequence ATGTCCGCCAGCCACGGCAACACCCCGGCAGCCTGGATCGCAGTCGCGGTCGGCCTCCTCGGGTTCCTGATCGGCAGCGTCGCCATGATGCTCGACCCGATCAGCTGGTTCATCTTCTGGGTGGGTGTGGCCGTCACCGTCGTCGGTGGCCTGCTCTTCATCGTGCTCGCCAAGCTCGGCTTCAACACCGAGTCACACTGA
- a CDS encoding DUF4190 domain-containing protein: protein MSYGTPPPPPQYGSPAPGQPGQPAGNNKKAIWALVLGILSCVCCGFFAGIPAIILGKMAQNEIDASGGTQSGRGMATAGFILGIVGVVLGILGVILNLSGALDFSGSTTTY from the coding sequence ATGAGCTACGGAACTCCGCCGCCGCCGCCGCAGTACGGGTCGCCGGCACCCGGGCAGCCTGGGCAGCCTGCAGGCAACAACAAGAAGGCGATCTGGGCACTTGTCCTCGGCATCCTCAGCTGCGTCTGCTGTGGTTTCTTCGCCGGTATCCCGGCGATCATCCTCGGCAAGATGGCCCAGAACGAGATCGACGCCTCCGGTGGTACGCAGAGCGGGCGCGGCATGGCCACGGCCGGCTTCATCCTCGGCATCGTCGGCGTGGTCCTGGGCATCCTCGGGGTCATCCTGAACCTGTCCGGCGCACTCGACTTCAGCGGGAGCACCACCACCTACTGA
- the trpC gene encoding indole-3-glycerol phosphate synthase TrpC, translating to MSVLEKIIDGVRLDLAQRQAAVSEADLRARLADVDAPRDPMPHLRAAGSSVIAEVKRKSPSKGALADIPDPAALAAKYAAGGAAAISVLTEERRFGGSLADLRAVRAAVETPILRKDFIVEPYQLLEARAAGADLALLIVAALDDDTLRSLYEYAGELGLTVLVETHDEAEVARAVDLGAELIGVNARNLKTLEIDQDVFGRLAPLIPEDRVKVAESGIFTATDVKRHVTEGARAVLVGEALVKHGDPQGTVAEFTGIQG from the coding sequence ATGTCGGTGCTCGAAAAGATCATCGACGGCGTACGTCTGGACCTGGCTCAGCGCCAGGCGGCGGTGTCGGAGGCGGACCTGCGGGCCCGGCTGGCCGACGTCGACGCGCCCCGCGACCCGATGCCGCACCTGCGTGCGGCCGGCAGCAGCGTGATCGCCGAGGTGAAGCGGAAGAGCCCCTCCAAGGGGGCGCTCGCCGATATCCCCGACCCGGCCGCGCTGGCCGCGAAGTACGCCGCCGGTGGCGCCGCCGCGATCTCCGTGCTCACCGAGGAGCGCCGTTTCGGCGGCTCCCTCGCCGATCTGCGCGCGGTCCGGGCAGCCGTCGAGACGCCGATCCTGCGCAAGGACTTCATCGTCGAGCCGTACCAGCTGCTCGAGGCCAGGGCAGCGGGCGCGGACCTGGCGCTGCTGATCGTCGCGGCGCTGGACGACGACACGTTGCGCAGCCTCTACGAATACGCCGGCGAGCTGGGGCTGACCGTGCTGGTCGAGACCCACGACGAGGCCGAGGTCGCCCGGGCGGTCGACCTCGGTGCCGAGCTGATCGGTGTCAACGCCCGCAACCTGAAGACCCTCGAGATCGACCAGGACGTCTTCGGCCGGCTGGCACCGCTCATCCCCGAGGACCGGGTGAAGGTCGCCGAGTCGGGCATCTTCACCGCCACCGATGTCAAGCGCCACGTCACCGAAGGGGCCCGTGCGGTCCTGGTCGGCGAGGCGCTGGTCAAGCATGGCGACCCGCAAGGCACGGTCGCCGAGTTCACCGGAATCCAAGGCTAG
- the trpB gene encoding tryptophan synthase subunit beta, which translates to MTTHIHETTSYDADEFGWFGGEAEGFGGRFMPEALMKALIELDEAWQDAKADPTFVAEFDAILRDYANLPSPLYHATLLSDRLGVRVLLKREDLNHTGAHKIRNVLGQALLTKRMGKTRVIAETGAGQHGVASATAAAYFGLDCTVYMGKVDTDRQALNVARMRLLGAEVVPVPSGSGTLKDAINEALRDWVASVDHTAYLFGTAAGPHPFPTLVRDIVRGIGDEARVQAVEQFGGLPNAVVAAVGGGSNAIGLFTAFLDDEDVEIHGFEAGGDGFETGRHAATIQANDPGVLHGARTYVLQDEDGQTIESHSISAGLDYPGVGPQHAWLAKSGRVSYTSITDKEAMDAFALLSRCEGIIPAIESAHAIAGAIKIAPEVKERHGEGATILINLSGRGDKDMGTAIEYFGLGDEGAGARSDKHSGLGEAK; encoded by the coding sequence ATGACAACTCATATCCACGAAACGACGAGCTACGACGCCGACGAGTTCGGCTGGTTCGGTGGCGAGGCCGAGGGCTTCGGCGGCCGCTTCATGCCCGAGGCGCTGATGAAGGCGCTCATCGAGCTCGACGAGGCCTGGCAGGACGCCAAGGCAGACCCGACGTTCGTGGCCGAGTTCGATGCGATCCTGCGTGACTACGCCAACCTGCCCAGCCCGCTCTACCACGCCACCCTGCTCTCCGACCGCCTCGGCGTGCGGGTCCTCCTCAAGCGCGAGGACCTCAACCACACCGGTGCCCACAAGATCCGCAACGTGCTCGGTCAGGCCCTGCTCACCAAGCGGATGGGCAAGACCCGGGTGATCGCCGAGACCGGGGCCGGACAGCACGGCGTCGCCTCCGCGACCGCGGCTGCGTACTTCGGTCTGGACTGCACCGTCTACATGGGCAAGGTCGACACCGACCGCCAGGCACTCAACGTGGCCCGGATGAGGCTGCTCGGTGCCGAGGTCGTCCCGGTGCCCTCCGGCAGCGGCACCCTCAAGGACGCCATCAACGAGGCGCTGCGCGACTGGGTCGCGAGCGTCGACCACACCGCCTACCTCTTCGGCACCGCCGCCGGCCCGCACCCGTTCCCGACGCTGGTCAGGGACATCGTGCGCGGCATCGGCGACGAGGCCCGGGTGCAGGCCGTCGAGCAGTTCGGCGGGCTCCCGAACGCCGTCGTCGCCGCGGTCGGCGGCGGCTCGAACGCGATCGGGCTCTTCACCGCGTTCCTGGACGACGAGGACGTCGAGATCCACGGCTTCGAGGCCGGGGGAGACGGCTTCGAGACCGGCCGTCACGCCGCCACCATCCAGGCCAACGACCCCGGCGTCCTGCACGGCGCACGCACCTACGTGCTCCAGGACGAGGACGGCCAGACCATCGAGTCCCACTCGATCTCCGCCGGTCTCGACTATCCCGGTGTCGGCCCGCAGCACGCCTGGCTGGCCAAGTCCGGCCGCGTCTCCTACACCTCGATCACCGACAAGGAGGCGATGGACGCCTTCGCGCTGCTCTCGCGCTGCGAGGGCATCATCCCCGCGATCGAGTCCGCTCACGCGATCGCCGGCGCCATCAAGATCGCGCCCGAGGTCAAGGAGCGCCACGGCGAGGGCGCCACGATCCTGATCAACCTGTCCGGTCGTGGCGACAAGGACATGGGCACGGCCATCGAGTACTTCGGGCTCGGCGACGAAGGAGCCGGGGCCCGAAGCGACAAGCACAGCGGACTTGGAGAAGCAAAGTGA
- the trpA gene encoding tryptophan synthase subunit alpha, translating into MSTSSVAYAKAKAENRAALVGYLPAGFPTVEGSIEALTTMVEAGCDIIEIGLPYSDPVMDGPTIQDAVQQALDGGVRVDDVFRVVEAVAATGVPTLVMTSWNPIERRGVDRFAQQLQDAGGAGLITPDITPDFALEWIEAADARDLDKVFLVAPSSTDERITMTTAECRGFVYATAVMGVTGARAKTSDLAAPLVARTKQLSPAGTDLPVGVGLGVSNGAQAAEMAAYADGVIVGSAFVRTLLDNRSDEQAALKALASLTEDLAAGVRAR; encoded by the coding sequence GTGAGTACGTCGTCGGTTGCATACGCGAAGGCGAAGGCCGAGAACCGCGCCGCCCTGGTCGGCTACCTCCCGGCGGGCTTCCCGACGGTCGAGGGGTCGATCGAGGCGCTGACCACGATGGTCGAGGCCGGCTGCGACATCATCGAGATCGGCCTGCCCTACTCCGACCCGGTGATGGACGGCCCCACGATCCAGGATGCCGTGCAGCAGGCGCTCGACGGCGGCGTACGGGTCGACGACGTGTTCCGCGTCGTCGAGGCCGTGGCCGCGACCGGGGTGCCGACCCTGGTGATGACCAGCTGGAACCCGATCGAGCGCCGCGGCGTGGACCGCTTCGCCCAGCAGCTGCAGGACGCCGGTGGTGCCGGCCTGATCACGCCCGACATCACCCCCGACTTCGCGCTGGAGTGGATCGAGGCCGCCGACGCCCGCGATCTCGACAAGGTCTTCCTGGTCGCCCCCAGCAGCACCGACGAGCGGATCACGATGACCACGGCCGAGTGCCGCGGCTTCGTCTACGCCACCGCGGTCATGGGTGTCACCGGCGCTCGCGCGAAGACCTCCGACCTGGCCGCGCCCTTGGTCGCCCGCACCAAGCAGCTCAGCCCTGCCGGGACCGACCTGCCCGTCGGCGTCGGGCTCGGGGTCAGCAACGGCGCCCAGGCGGCCGAGATGGCCGCCTACGCGGACGGCGTCATCGTCGGCTCCGCCTTCGTGCGTACGCTGCTGGACAACCGCTCCGACGAGCAGGCGGCGCTCAAGGCGCTGGCGAGCCTGACCGAGGACCTGGCAGCGGGAGTCCGCGCGCGTTGA
- a CDS encoding SCO family protein has product MRFLALPVLLVLIGVLTGCGAPGTGQKPASEMNGQEHTPYQLSDTALTDTAGEPYSIATDADRPLTLVFYGYTQCPDECPLVMSSLTAALTRLDPAERNQVDVVFVTTDPARDTTEVLEEYLDRYDEDFIGLTGDLKDIVTLAESMRLYVGEADRLPSGGYDLGVHDTHVSAVSQGQANVVWSMNTSPKQFADDIHHLLEEVPAA; this is encoded by the coding sequence TTGAGGTTCCTGGCTCTTCCCGTCCTGCTCGTCCTCATCGGCGTGCTCACCGGCTGCGGCGCGCCCGGCACCGGCCAGAAGCCTGCCTCGGAGATGAACGGTCAGGAGCACACGCCCTACCAGCTCTCCGACACCGCGCTGACCGACACCGCCGGTGAGCCGTACTCGATCGCCACCGACGCGGACAGACCGCTGACGCTGGTGTTCTACGGCTACACCCAGTGCCCTGACGAGTGCCCGCTGGTGATGTCGAGCCTGACCGCGGCGCTGACCCGCCTCGACCCCGCCGAGCGTAATCAGGTCGACGTCGTCTTCGTGACCACCGACCCGGCACGCGACACGACGGAGGTGCTCGAGGAGTACCTCGACCGCTACGACGAGGACTTCATCGGTCTCACCGGCGACCTGAAGGACATCGTCACCCTGGCCGAGTCGATGCGGCTCTACGTGGGGGAAGCGGACCGGCTACCGAGCGGGGGCTACGATCTCGGGGTCCACGACACCCACGTCTCCGCCGTCTCCCAGGGACAGGCCAACGTGGTGTGGTCGATGAACACCTCGCCCAAGCAGTTCGCCGACGACATCCACCACCTCCTTGAGGAAGTACCCGCCGCATGA